In Solanum stenotomum isolate F172 chromosome 6, ASM1918654v1, whole genome shotgun sequence, one DNA window encodes the following:
- the LOC125869150 gene encoding probable WRKY transcription factor 75: MENYATIFPSASSSSSHHDEYISLMNSKSSISDDAKEELLFQGKNKAGFLGLMASMETPRDIITKKDEVIKSCKKKIKKPRYAFQTRSQVDILDDGYRWRKYGQKAVKNNKFPRSYYRCTHQGCNVKKQVQRLSKDEEVVVTTYEGMHSHPIDKSTDNFEHILSQMQIYTSF, translated from the exons ATGGAGAATTATGCAACAATATTTCCATCAGCATCATCGTCGTCATCTCATCATGATGaatatatttcattaatgaatagcaagagtagtatcagtgaCGATGCAAAAGAGGAATTATTATTCCAAGGGAAGAATAAGGCCGGGTTCTTGGGACTAATGGCAAGCATGGAAACTCCAAGAGATATTATTACTAAGAAGGATGAGGTGATCAAATCGTGtaagaagaaaattaagaaacCAAGATATGCTTTCCAAACAAGGAGCCAAGTTGATATTCTTGATGATGGTTATAGAtggaggaaatatggacaaaaggctgtcaaaaacaacaaattCCCAAG GAGCTATTATCGATGCACACATCAAGGATGTAACGTGAAGAAACAAGTACAAAGATTATCCAAGGATGAAGAAGTAGTAGTAACTACTTATGAAGGCATGCATTCACATCCCATCGACAAATCTACCGATAACTTTGAGCACATTTTGAGTCAGATGCAAATCTATACttccttttaa